From Cellulophaga lytica DSM 7489, a single genomic window includes:
- a CDS encoding SMI1/KNR4 family protein, protein MTEDIWKQPAKGFTDKSIGRTEEQIVQKETEIGFKFPSLYREHMKIQNGGYLWKSALIHNGDVNELLFNGSTIDQIINHGGYKILKDVLLEYMDKEELESSTESEFINLERLPILSHMDGHTMLCFDYGYNVESAYEIPQIVHFELECADNGYEEKLRVKSYDDLINKLVYYGYESTSFFIGLKSDEPIEQIAGIINKTFDLELEQKTNDGYGWYNFEKWYYGELKINSKLSAHLRITPNKFQSKTFLFQNNKDFNYVLDIDLRIGVESFQDNSNYLKSIIEEFLQPFLSKQNWDFLQIPYHKENPEEIEKLKKSFEFKEKSNDEKLPPTMYKSNGGESDKTNDNTSNKSRSWWKRLWS, encoded by the coding sequence ATGACAGAAGATATTTGGAAACAACCTGCAAAAGGATTTACTGATAAAAGTATTGGAAGAACGGAAGAACAAATCGTTCAAAAAGAAACTGAAATTGGATTTAAATTTCCAAGTCTTTACAGGGAACATATGAAAATCCAAAATGGTGGATATTTATGGAAAAGTGCTCTAATCCATAATGGTGATGTCAATGAACTTTTATTTAATGGTTCAACAATTGACCAAATTATCAATCACGGAGGTTATAAAATTTTAAAAGATGTATTGCTAGAATATATGGACAAAGAAGAACTTGAAAGTTCGACAGAATCCGAATTCATTAATTTAGAAAGACTTCCTATTCTCTCACATATGGATGGTCATACAATGTTATGTTTTGATTATGGTTATAATGTTGAATCAGCATATGAAATTCCTCAGATTGTACATTTTGAATTAGAATGTGCTGATAATGGATATGAAGAAAAACTAAGAGTTAAATCCTATGATGACTTAATTAACAAATTAGTCTATTACGGTTATGAATCAACTTCATTTTTTATTGGACTAAAATCTGATGAGCCAATAGAGCAAATTGCAGGAATAATTAATAAGACGTTTGACCTAGAACTTGAGCAAAAGACAAATGATGGTTATGGGTGGTATAATTTTGAGAAATGGTATTACGGAGAACTAAAGATAAATTCAAAGCTATCTGCTCATCTTAGAATAACCCCAAATAAATTTCAAAGTAAAACCTTTCTTTTCCAAAACAACAAAGATTTTAATTATGTTTTGGATATCGACTTAAGAATTGGAGTAGAATCATTTCAAGACAATTCAAATTATTTAAAGTCAATTATTGAGGAATTTCTTCAACCATTTTTATCAAAACAAAACTGGGACTTTTTACAAATTCCATATCATAAAGAAAACCCTGAAGAGATAGAAAAATTGAAGAAATCATTTGAATTCAAAGAGAAGTCGAATGATGAAAAACTACCGCCAACAATGTATAAAAGCAATGGCGGAGAAAGTGATAAAACAAACGATAATACTAGTAACAAAAGCAGGTCTTGGTGGAAAAGGCTGTGGTCTTAA
- a CDS encoding tetratricopeptide repeat protein gives MKKLLQISVFVLLLNSCSPSNESLADKYKKKGDIEKAIKHYKLAIEDGSTKSMNKLALLYVNNHNLSEAKKYYQMSFERGNESAAQILASLCASNQDYEGTIKYAKNLADKGNLDVVYNLGNAYLKLKQYDEAIKYLELDSTSVFTKNLLGEAYYKKGNLLKAEKVWKSAVDNHKKGNASSLQKLLKLYLKQGKTAQYNKYKRLE, from the coding sequence ATGAAGAAATTACTACAAATTTCTGTATTTGTACTCTTGCTAAACAGTTGTAGTCCGTCTAACGAGTCTTTAGCAGATAAATACAAGAAAAAAGGAGATATAGAAAAAGCCATAAAACACTACAAGTTGGCTATTGAAGACGGCAGCACAAAATCTATGAACAAGTTAGCATTATTATATGTTAACAACCATAACCTTAGTGAAGCTAAAAAATATTATCAAATGAGTTTTGAAAGAGGCAATGAGTCTGCAGCTCAAATACTAGCTTCTTTGTGTGCAAGTAATCAAGATTATGAAGGCACAATTAAATACGCAAAAAACCTTGCAGACAAAGGCAACTTAGACGTTGTTTACAACTTAGGCAATGCTTATTTAAAACTTAAACAGTATGACGAGGCTATAAAATACCTAGAGCTAGACTCTACTTCTGTTTTTACGAAAAACTTATTAGGAGAGGCTTATTACAAAAAGGGCAACTTGTTAAAGGCAGAAAAAGTATGGAAATCTGCTGTAGACAATCATAAAAAAGGAAATGCAAGCTCATTACAAAAGTTATTAAAACTCTACCTAAAACAAGGCAAAACAGCCCAGTACAACAAATATAAAAGGCTAGAATAA
- a CDS encoding TrkH family potassium uptake protein, whose protein sequence is MKNKTYKKISNWYRKFQISKSPQMNLVWGFFLYTLIGFILLSIPFFHKTDISVLDNLFISTSAISTTGLVTISVFDSYNFFGQFVIMALIQIGGIGYMTLTTYYLIFTTKKITHWHSKLIGTEFTLPNTIQIKDFIKSVIVFTLIMETIGAILFYFAFTNSGMGSLKAIWFSIFHSISSFCTAGFGLFNDGFESYQDNTFINTIISVLAISGSLGFIVITDLWYRIRGKSKEISFTTKIIVYGFLFLLFLGTLLIYTTESSSILGSNSSLMTSFFQAMSAMTTVGFNTIPIGELSLPILLLVTFLMYIGASPSGTAGGMKITTLTAMLSILKSRLFGQKKITFLNRLIPFERIYVATSTFMLYTSLIFLFSFLLSYFENFSFESILFEVASALGTVGLSTGITGDLSNIGKTLIIILMFIGRVGVLTFGFALLQQKDNDSKKIRADDLAV, encoded by the coding sequence ATGAAAAATAAAACATACAAGAAAATATCTAATTGGTACCGAAAATTCCAAATTAGTAAATCACCTCAAATGAATTTAGTTTGGGGATTCTTTTTATATACGCTCATTGGATTTATTTTACTGTCTATTCCTTTTTTTCACAAAACCGACATATCCGTTTTAGATAATTTGTTTATTTCGACTTCTGCAATTTCAACTACTGGACTTGTAACTATAAGCGTTTTCGATTCCTATAATTTTTTCGGTCAGTTTGTTATTATGGCATTAATACAAATTGGCGGAATTGGATATATGACGCTAACGACATACTATTTAATATTTACCACAAAAAAAATAACTCATTGGCATAGTAAGTTAATAGGTACTGAATTTACTTTACCCAATACAATTCAGATAAAAGATTTCATCAAAAGCGTTATTGTTTTTACCCTAATAATGGAAACTATTGGAGCTATACTTTTCTACTTTGCCTTTACCAATTCAGGAATGGGAAGTTTAAAAGCAATTTGGTTTTCAATTTTTCATAGTATTTCATCGTTTTGCACAGCTGGATTTGGATTGTTTAATGATGGTTTCGAAAGCTATCAAGACAATACTTTTATTAATACAATTATTTCTGTATTAGCAATTTCTGGTTCTTTGGGTTTTATTGTAATTACAGATTTGTGGTATCGAATTAGAGGTAAATCAAAAGAAATTTCGTTTACAACTAAAATCATTGTTTATGGCTTTTTGTTTTTGCTTTTTTTAGGTACTTTACTCATTTACACAACAGAGTCATCATCTATTCTTGGCTCAAATAGTTCACTAATGACCTCTTTCTTTCAAGCAATGTCAGCTATGACAACTGTTGGATTTAACACGATACCTATCGGTGAATTATCTTTGCCAATATTGTTGCTTGTAACCTTTCTTATGTATATCGGTGCTTCGCCTTCGGGAACAGCAGGAGGAATGAAAATAACGACATTAACGGCAATGCTATCGATATTGAAAAGTCGATTGTTTGGTCAGAAAAAAATCACATTTTTAAACCGACTTATTCCATTTGAGAGAATATATGTTGCGACATCTACTTTTATGCTTTATACGAGTTTAATTTTCTTGTTTTCATTTTTACTTTCTTACTTTGAAAACTTTTCTTTTGAAAGCATATTATTTGAAGTAGCATCCGCTTTAGGAACTGTTGGATTAAGCACAGGAATTACAGGAGATTTATCTAATATTGGGAAAACATTGATAATTATTTTAATGTTTATTGGTCGAGTTGGAGTTCTAACTTTTGGATTTGCTTTGTTGCAACAAAAAGATAACGATTCTAAAAAAATCAGAGCTGATGATTTGGCTGTATGA
- a CDS encoding GAF domain-containing sensor histidine kinase produces the protein MIAPKEHIKERERLDSLQSYSILDSLPESDYDNITAIAAEICNMPMAMITLIDKDRQWFKSSYGIDVNEMDRQVSFCGHAIHENGQVFMVPNTSEDERFHDNPLVTGDTHVMFYAGVPFTTEEGLPLGTLCVVDQKPNTLTEHQQKSLQALSKQVMNLLSLRKSKKRLEEELQKQEEKNLDLERFAFIAAHDLKSPLNNVSSLTSMFLDMYQSKIDDEGKQILKMIIDSSDKLKGLIEGLLDYSRSESILGKNKVDVKVETVKNTIFGLFSFEQNIDFTLKNTITDLYINETALDQILINLVTNAIKYSDKKQIKIELGVSDSETHYQFYVKDNGPGIPQEKQEQIFKIFEVNANQDKYGIRGNGIGLATVKKIVEKSGGNIQVSSTLGQGATFSFSIKK, from the coding sequence ATGATAGCACCAAAAGAGCACATTAAAGAAAGAGAGCGATTAGACTCGCTACAATCTTATTCTATATTAGATTCCTTACCAGAGTCTGACTATGATAATATTACCGCTATAGCTGCAGAAATCTGCAATATGCCTATGGCAATGATAACACTTATAGACAAAGACAGACAGTGGTTTAAATCTAGCTACGGTATAGATGTAAATGAAATGGACAGGCAAGTATCTTTCTGTGGGCACGCAATACATGAAAACGGACAAGTTTTTATGGTACCTAATACTAGTGAAGATGAACGCTTTCATGACAATCCTTTGGTAACAGGAGACACACATGTTATGTTTTATGCAGGTGTACCATTTACTACAGAAGAAGGTTTGCCACTAGGCACATTATGTGTAGTAGACCAAAAACCAAACACACTTACAGAGCATCAGCAAAAATCTTTACAAGCCTTATCTAAACAAGTAATGAATTTACTTAGCCTTAGAAAAAGCAAAAAAAGATTAGAAGAAGAACTACAAAAGCAAGAAGAAAAAAACCTAGACCTAGAACGTTTTGCTTTTATTGCTGCGCACGATTTAAAGTCTCCTTTAAACAACGTATCTAGCTTAACAAGTATGTTTTTAGATATGTACCAGTCTAAAATAGATGATGAGGGCAAACAAATTTTAAAGATGATTATAGACTCATCAGACAAATTAAAAGGCTTAATAGAAGGTTTATTAGATTACAGCAGAAGCGAAAGTATTTTAGGTAAAAACAAGGTAGATGTAAAGGTAGAAACTGTAAAAAATACCATTTTTGGTTTGTTTTCTTTTGAACAAAATATAGATTTTACCCTAAAAAATACAATTACAGACTTGTATATTAATGAAACTGCATTAGACCAAATATTAATAAACTTGGTAACCAATGCAATTAAATATAGTGACAAAAAACAAATAAAGATAGAATTGGGTGTGTCTGACTCAGAAACTCATTACCAGTTTTACGTAAAAGATAATGGCCCAGGAATACCCCAAGAAAAACAAGAACAGATTTTTAAAATATTTGAAGTAAACGCCAACCAAGACAAATACGGTATACGTGGTAATGGTATTGGTTTAGCTACCGTAAAAAAAATAGTAGAAAAATCTGGCGGAAACATACAAGTAAGCTCTACTTTAGGCCAAGGAGCCACCTTTAGCTTTAGTATAAAAAAATAA